A region from the Sorex araneus isolate mSorAra2 chromosome 6, mSorAra2.pri, whole genome shotgun sequence genome encodes:
- the CAMLG gene encoding guided entry of tail-anchored proteins factor CAMLG: MLTSRPWLRFVGGLRGGAGTGVQRQSLKSWASRWPQSSTVREMESMTAPPDNAERLGAPAGSGLSASQRRAELRRRKLLMNSEQRINRIMGFHRPAEEESQINSKSQDIDKLSSLNIPSVSKRVVLGDSVSTGTPEQQSGVAEVMGTPLGDKLDSLMKPPECSNDINLELRQRGRGELTADAGQRGSRHGLEQYLSRFEEAMKLRKQLISEKPSQEDGNASEEFDSFRIFRLVGCALLALGVRAFVCKYLSIFAPFLTLQLAYMGLYKYFPKGEKKVKTTVLTAALLLSGIPAEVINRSMDTYSKMGEVFTDLCVYFFTFIFCHELLDYWGSEVP; encoded by the exons ATGCTCACGTCGCGGCCCTGGCTCCGCTTTGTGGGTGGGCTTAGGGGCGGAGCGGGGACGGGAGTCCAGCGGCAGAGCCTCAAGTCGTGGGCGTCGCGGTGGCCGCAATCCTCCACTGTGCGGGAGATGGAGTCGATGACCGCCCCTCCCGACAACGCGGAGCGGCTGGGGGCCCCGGCGGGCTCGGGTCTGTCGGCTTCCCAGCGTCGCGCTGAGCTGCGGCGGAGAAAACTGCTGATGAACTCGGAGCAGCGCATCAACCGGATCATGGGCTTCCACAGGCCCGCGG AAGAAGAAAGTCAAATAAATTCAAAGTCACAGGACATCGATAAACTCAGCTCCCTCAACATTCCTTCTGTTTCCAAGCGGGTAGTGCTGGGCGATTCGGTGAGTACAGGCACTCCAGAGCAGCAGAGTGGAGTGGCCGAGGTGATGGGAACTCCGCTGGGAGATAAACTGGATTCGTTGATGAAACCTCCTGAGTGCAGTAACGATATCAACCTGGAGCTGCGGCAGCGCGGCAGAGGGGAACTGACGGCTGATGCTGGCCAGAGGGGTTCGCGCCACGGCCTCGAACAGTATCTCTCCAGATTTGAGGAAGCAATGAAGCTAAGGAAACAGCTGATCAGTGAAAAACCCAGTCAAGAGGATGGAAACGCATCGGAAGAATTTGACTCTTTTCGAATATTTAGGTTGGTGGGATGTGCTCTGCTTGCCCTCGGAGTCAGAGCCTTTGTCTGCAAATATTTG TCCATCTTTGCGCCATTTCTTACATTACAACTTGCGTACATGGGACTATACAAATATTTTCCCAAG gGAGAAAAGAAGGTAAAGACAACAGTACTCACAGCTGCACTGCTGTTATCTGGAATTCCTGCCGAAGTGATCAATCGTTCCATGGATACCTATAGCAAAATGGGCGAAGTTTTCACAGATCTCTGTGTCTACTTTTTCACTTTTATCTTTTGTCACGAACTGCTTGATTATTGGGGCTCAGAGGTGCCGTGA